The Prochlorococcus sp. MIT 1300 genome has a window encoding:
- a CDS encoding GuaB3 family IMP dehydrogenase-related protein → MNIQLGRSKTVRRAYGIDEIALVPGGRTVDPEITDTSWNLGGINREIPIIASAMDGVVDVQMAASLSELGALGVLNIEGIQTRYEDTSPVLDQISSVGKEDFVPLMQKLYSQPITEDLIRQRIGEIKTKKGIAAVSGTPLAAIRFGKTIAEAGADLFFVQGTVVSTEHIGPEGRESLNLESLCKTLGIPVVMGNCVTYDVALQLMRAGASGVMVGIGPGAACTSRGVLGVGIPQATAVADCAAARNDYESETGRYVPIIADGGIVTGGDICKCIACGADAVMIGSPIARAKEAPGRGFHWGMATPSPVLPRGTRINVGTTGSLERIIRGPAILDDGTHNLLGALKTSMGTLGARTIKEMQQVEVVVAPALLTEGKVYQKAQQLGMGK, encoded by the coding sequence GTGAACATTCAGCTCGGACGCTCCAAAACCGTTCGCCGGGCCTATGGCATCGATGAAATCGCCCTTGTTCCTGGCGGTCGCACGGTGGATCCCGAAATTACCGACACAAGCTGGAATCTTGGTGGTATAAACCGAGAGATCCCAATCATTGCTAGCGCAATGGATGGGGTTGTTGACGTTCAGATGGCTGCCTCACTTAGCGAGCTTGGCGCATTGGGTGTTTTAAACATTGAGGGAATCCAAACCCGTTATGAGGACACCTCTCCTGTTCTTGATCAAATCTCCTCAGTTGGTAAAGAAGATTTTGTCCCATTAATGCAAAAGCTATACAGCCAACCAATAACCGAAGATCTAATACGCCAAAGGATCGGAGAAATCAAAACAAAAAAAGGGATTGCAGCTGTAAGCGGTACTCCTCTCGCAGCAATCCGTTTTGGGAAAACAATCGCAGAAGCTGGCGCAGATTTGTTTTTTGTACAAGGCACAGTTGTATCCACTGAACACATTGGTCCTGAAGGCCGAGAGAGTCTCAACCTTGAGAGCCTTTGCAAAACTCTTGGAATTCCAGTTGTAATGGGAAATTGTGTCACTTATGACGTAGCACTTCAGTTAATGCGTGCTGGAGCTTCCGGAGTAATGGTTGGAATAGGGCCAGGTGCAGCATGCACTTCAAGGGGAGTACTAGGAGTAGGGATACCACAAGCCACTGCAGTGGCAGACTGCGCTGCTGCAAGAAACGACTATGAGAGTGAAACTGGGCGATACGTACCAATCATTGCTGATGGTGGCATTGTCACCGGAGGTGACATCTGCAAGTGCATTGCATGCGGTGCCGATGCCGTCATGATTGGCTCCCCAATTGCTAGAGCTAAAGAAGCTCCAGGTAGAGGCTTTCATTGGGGCATGGCAACTCCAAGCCCAGTCCTACCAAGAGGTACCAGAATTAATGTTGGAACAACAGGAAGCCTTGAAAGAATAATTAGAGGCCCAGCCATTCTTGACGATGGGACTCATAATCTCCTGGGAGCGCTCAAGACCTCGATGGGTACATTGGGCGCCAGAACAATCAAAGAAATGCAACAAGTTGAAGTAGTTGTAGCCCCCGCACTTTTAACAGAAGGCAAGGTTTATCAAAAGGCTCAGCAGTTGGGGATGGGGAAGTAA
- the trxA gene encoding thioredoxin, whose product MSGAIAVTDSSFEQEVLQSDLPVLVDFWAPWCGPCRMVAPIVEEISKEFEGKIKVFKLNTDENPNVASQYGIRSIPTLMVFKGGQKVDTVVGAVPKATLSGTISKYL is encoded by the coding sequence ATGTCAGGCGCTATTGCCGTTACTGATTCTTCGTTTGAACAAGAAGTCCTTCAAAGCGATTTGCCAGTGCTTGTGGACTTCTGGGCCCCCTGGTGTGGCCCATGCCGCATGGTGGCTCCAATCGTGGAGGAGATTTCCAAGGAATTTGAAGGCAAAATCAAAGTCTTCAAACTCAATACTGACGAAAATCCCAACGTTGCCAGTCAATACGGCATCAGAAGTATTCCCACTCTCATGGTCTTCAAAGGAGGCCAAAAAGTCGATACCGTTGTTGGAGCTGTTCCAAAAGCAACTCTTTCTGGAACCATCTCCAAATACCTCTAG
- the hisH gene encoding imidazole glycerol phosphate synthase subunit HisH, which translates to MTQIGLIDYGMGNLHSVRLAFKRLKRELKLVNSQADLKFCDALVLPGVGSFDPAVHHLNQTGLIPSIRSWAKEDKPLLGICLGLQLLFESSDEGVSPGLGILKGHVQKLPNELGERIPHMGWSPLNQVNKSPLLDKHEQNCWMYFVHSYSAIPSQKEVLAATAKFGKKEVTSIVWKSRIGACQFHPEKSAKAGQRMLHKWLQWLENGAKPPN; encoded by the coding sequence ATGACTCAGATTGGTCTAATCGATTACGGGATGGGCAACCTGCATTCGGTAAGGCTTGCCTTCAAGAGATTGAAAAGAGAACTCAAATTGGTTAACAGCCAAGCTGATCTTAAATTTTGCGATGCTCTTGTCTTGCCTGGTGTTGGATCATTTGACCCAGCAGTTCATCATTTAAATCAAACAGGTCTAATTCCAAGCATCAGGTCATGGGCTAAAGAAGACAAACCTCTTCTGGGCATATGTCTTGGTCTTCAACTGCTCTTTGAATCAAGTGATGAAGGGGTTTCTCCAGGACTAGGCATACTAAAAGGACACGTTCAAAAACTTCCAAATGAACTGGGAGAGAGGATCCCTCATATGGGTTGGAGTCCTCTAAATCAAGTCAATAAATCTCCTCTATTAGATAAACACGAACAAAACTGCTGGATGTACTTTGTTCACTCCTATTCAGCTATACCAAGCCAAAAGGAGGTTCTTGCTGCTACAGCAAAATTTGGCAAAAAAGAAGTTACTTCAATTGTCTGGAAAAGCAGAATAGGCGCTTGTCAATTTCACCCTGAGAAATCTGCCAAAGCTGGTCAACGCATGTTGCACAAGTGGCTCCAGTGGTTAGAGAACGGTGCAAAGCCTCCAAATTGA
- the rsmD gene encoding 16S rRNA (guanine(966)-N(2))-methyltransferase RsmD, with the protein MTGQLRLLSGRKLKSPHGIGTRPTVARVREAVMNLLRERLANSKWLDLCSGSGVIGCEALERGAKEVIAIESDYKSAQICKENLAKTRSGLSHQNYIKVIRSDVLKWLKSNSGENIKQFPTNRVNIEFDVVYFDPPYESNLYLPVLKALHSCNFLSEDTLVICEHAANQAFNPPKQWKTKFRRVYGQTALTALTPHRE; encoded by the coding sequence TTGACTGGGCAATTAAGGCTACTAAGTGGCAGAAAGTTGAAGAGTCCTCATGGGATAGGGACAAGGCCAACTGTTGCTCGAGTAAGAGAGGCAGTGATGAATCTTCTAAGAGAAAGGTTGGCTAACAGCAAATGGTTAGATCTCTGTAGTGGTAGTGGTGTAATTGGCTGCGAAGCCTTGGAAAGAGGTGCTAAGGAAGTAATTGCTATTGAAAGTGACTATAAGTCAGCACAAATATGTAAAGAAAATCTTGCAAAAACCCGTTCAGGCCTGTCTCATCAAAACTATATCAAGGTAATTAGATCTGATGTGCTCAAATGGCTGAAATCAAACTCTGGAGAAAATATCAAACAATTTCCGACTAATCGAGTAAATATTGAATTCGATGTTGTTTACTTTGATCCCCCATATGAATCAAATTTATATTTACCTGTACTAAAGGCACTGCATAGCTGCAACTTCTTAAGCGAAGATACCTTAGTGATTTGTGAACATGCAGCAAATCAAGCCTTTAACCCACCAAAACAGTGGAAAACAAAATTTCGTCGAGTTTATGGGCAGACAGCCTTGACAGCTCTCACCCCTCACCGAGAGTAG
- the petG gene encoding cytochrome b6-f complex subunit V, which yields MIEPLLCGIVLGLIPVTLLGLFVDAWNQYRRTTTLGEG from the coding sequence ATGATCGAACCTCTTCTTTGTGGAATTGTTTTGGGGCTCATCCCTGTAACTCTTCTTGGGCTTTTCGTTGATGCTTGGAATCAGTATCGCCGTACTACTACTCTCGGTGAGGGGTGA
- a CDS encoding cytochrome c: MTVPTSSSADEADKTKLPPKALLIWVLAIAIVITGFWVFKINQKDPYIRDTLNLQGDTEKGSQLFRMNCVGCHGISAQGLVGPNLQGVSSKRNDAELIHQVISGKTPPMPKYKLDPQSMADLLEYMHSLS; encoded by the coding sequence GTGACAGTACCGACATCAAGCTCTGCAGACGAAGCGGACAAAACCAAGCTCCCACCAAAAGCCCTCCTGATCTGGGTACTCGCTATAGCCATTGTGATAACAGGGTTTTGGGTATTTAAGATTAATCAAAAAGATCCATACATCAGAGACACTCTTAATCTTCAGGGAGATACAGAAAAAGGAAGTCAACTATTTCGTATGAACTGTGTTGGTTGCCATGGAATCAGCGCACAAGGACTAGTTGGCCCAAATCTGCAAGGTGTCAGTTCCAAAAGGAACGATGCCGAGTTAATTCATCAAGTTATAAGTGGGAAGACACCACCGATGCCAAAATACAAACTTGACCCGCAATCAATGGCAGATCTACTCGAATACATGCATTCATTAAGCTAA
- a CDS encoding RNA methyltransferase: MNPNSTNTKVVLVEPAGPINVGSVARLCANFGITELRLVTPKCDPLDPQAQKMALRGLALLKNAPIFSSLSEAVADCRHVVATCGRLDHGDIPLDTPESVIQWLSDGSEIVPTALVFGREDRGLSNKELLMAQRVISIHTEPDCPSLNLSHAVAVVLYQLHSHEKRGSPKNQIKSEQEPALSKQMEDFLKDTENLLLEIGFIFRHTSTSRMAKIRALLHRADARSNEIALLRGILRQVRWAMKSNRS, translated from the coding sequence TTGAACCCGAATTCGACAAATACAAAAGTTGTTCTAGTTGAGCCAGCAGGGCCAATAAATGTAGGAAGTGTTGCAAGGCTTTGCGCAAACTTCGGAATAACCGAACTGAGGCTAGTGACACCCAAATGTGATCCTTTGGATCCGCAAGCCCAGAAGATGGCTTTAAGAGGCTTAGCGCTACTGAAAAACGCCCCAATATTTTCCTCTCTTTCAGAAGCAGTCGCTGATTGTCGTCATGTTGTCGCCACCTGTGGCCGTCTTGATCATGGGGATATTCCACTTGATACTCCAGAGTCAGTTATTCAATGGTTAAGCGATGGTTCAGAGATAGTTCCTACTGCCCTTGTTTTTGGGAGAGAGGACAGAGGTCTTTCAAATAAAGAGCTTCTTATGGCACAGAGAGTTATTTCTATTCATACAGAGCCTGATTGTCCGTCATTAAACCTTTCTCATGCCGTTGCTGTAGTTCTCTATCAACTTCATAGTCACGAAAAAAGAGGCTCACCAAAGAATCAAATCAAATCTGAACAAGAGCCAGCTTTATCAAAACAAATGGAAGATTTCCTAAAAGATACCGAAAACCTTTTGCTAGAGATTGGGTTTATTTTTCGCCATACTTCCACATCTCGCATGGCCAAGATTCGAGCTTTACTTCATAGAGCAGATGCACGATCAAATGAAATTGCGCTTTTGAGGGGGATTTTGAGACAAGTTCGCTGGGCTATGAAGTCAAATCGCTCTTAA
- a CDS encoding serine hydrolase, with protein sequence MSSSRSSRNSSSFLSAFGHLLRLSIVGVGLGVIAGTTMKVLAPEELKGQSPKRNIFSFIEITKRAKHLGTFNRTVSKKNLGRFIAKDEIASLSNKWASLANKTQDLIASGYLLILDNGKYAELTPDQVLPAASSIKIPILIATLEMVDSKQIQWNEELKLTEEVLAGEAGWMALNPIGTSFPIHRIATEMIRISDNTATNLLIKRIGGKEILNRRFKALGLTSTQLNNWLPDLKGTNTTSTKDLTRAIALVETGSLLTPRTRDLFREVMSTSRTNRLLPGGLLKGLNAKTDNPDYTLQIKGYRVLNKTGDIGISYADAGLIEMPDNTRAVAGFIVKGPFNDPRSTRLIRQMAAAMAPALNPENQFSNN encoded by the coding sequence TTGTCTAGTAGTCGCTCTTCAAGAAACTCATCTAGTTTTCTCAGTGCCTTCGGGCATCTTCTACGTCTAAGCATCGTTGGAGTTGGCTTAGGCGTAATAGCAGGCACGACAATGAAAGTACTTGCGCCTGAGGAGCTAAAAGGCCAATCACCTAAAAGAAATATCTTTTCTTTTATAGAAATCACCAAAAGGGCCAAACATCTTGGAACCTTCAATAGGACTGTTAGTAAAAAAAATCTTGGGAGATTTATAGCAAAGGACGAAATTGCTTCCCTTAGCAATAAGTGGGCTTCACTTGCTAACAAGACGCAAGACTTAATAGCGAGTGGGTACCTATTAATACTAGACAATGGCAAATATGCTGAATTAACACCTGACCAAGTTCTTCCTGCTGCTAGTTCAATAAAAATACCAATACTGATAGCAACACTCGAGATGGTTGATTCTAAACAAATACAATGGAATGAAGAGCTCAAGCTTACAGAGGAAGTATTAGCCGGTGAAGCAGGTTGGATGGCCTTAAATCCAATAGGTACAAGTTTCCCAATACACAGAATTGCGACTGAAATGATCCGTATAAGTGATAACACAGCAACAAATTTACTAATCAAAAGGATTGGCGGGAAAGAAATTCTTAATAGACGTTTCAAAGCTTTAGGATTAACTTCAACACAATTAAATAATTGGTTGCCCGACTTAAAGGGTACAAACACTACCAGCACGAAAGATTTAACTCGCGCGATAGCATTAGTAGAAACAGGAAGTTTACTAACGCCTCGCACTAGAGATTTATTTAGAGAAGTTATGAGTACATCAAGAACTAATCGCCTTTTACCAGGTGGATTGCTAAAAGGATTAAACGCAAAAACAGACAACCCTGATTACACCCTTCAAATCAAGGGATATAGGGTTCTAAACAAAACTGGTGACATCGGCATTTCATATGCGGATGCAGGCTTAATAGAAATGCCAGATAACACACGAGCTGTTGCAGGCTTTATCGTCAAAGGTCCATTTAATGATCCACGCTCTACAAGGCTAATTAGGCAAATGGCAGCAGCGATGGCCCCTGCACTCAACCCAGAGAACCAATTTTCAAATAATTAA
- the bchI gene encoding magnesium chelatase ATPase subunit I, translated as MSSNRKRRVFPFTAVIGQEEMKLALLLNVIDPRIGGVMIMGDRGTGKSTTIRALADLLPAIDVIAGDPYNSSPNDPDLQSSEVRQSFEQGEGLTTEQKQVPMIDLPLGATEDRLCGTIDIEKALSEGVRAFEPGLLAKANRGLLYVDEVNLLDDHLVDVLLDSAASGWNTVEREGISVRHPARFVLIGSGNPEEGELRPQLLDRFGMSVEVRTVREADLRVQVVDQRTAFDNDPESFSTSAEAKQDALQKKVVEAQNLLKEVIIDDDLRLKISAVCGELDVDGLRGDIVTNRAARALAAFEGRKEVAEEDVARVVSCSLRHRLRKDPLEQVDSGDRVVKVFCKVFERNENEDLTDFQLAVQN; from the coding sequence GTGAGTTCAAACAGGAAGCGGAGGGTCTTCCCCTTTACAGCCGTAATCGGGCAAGAAGAAATGAAGTTGGCACTATTGCTCAACGTCATAGACCCAAGGATTGGGGGTGTAATGATCATGGGTGATCGAGGGACTGGTAAGTCCACCACTATCAGGGCCTTAGCTGACCTACTGCCTGCAATAGATGTCATTGCAGGAGATCCCTACAACAGTTCGCCAAACGATCCAGACCTTCAAAGCAGTGAAGTCAGACAAAGTTTTGAACAAGGGGAAGGACTTACTACAGAGCAAAAACAAGTCCCAATGATCGACCTGCCTCTTGGAGCTACAGAAGATCGGCTTTGTGGAACTATCGATATAGAGAAAGCACTGAGCGAGGGAGTAAGAGCCTTCGAACCAGGTCTCCTTGCTAAAGCAAATAGAGGGTTGCTTTACGTAGATGAGGTCAACCTTTTAGATGATCACTTGGTTGACGTATTACTTGATTCAGCAGCCTCTGGCTGGAACACAGTTGAGAGAGAAGGTATATCAGTAAGACATCCTGCAAGATTTGTCCTCATAGGATCTGGAAACCCTGAGGAAGGAGAGCTAAGGCCTCAACTTCTTGATCGATTTGGAATGAGCGTTGAAGTTCGTACCGTTAGGGAAGCTGATCTGCGTGTACAGGTAGTTGATCAAAGAACAGCCTTTGATAATGACCCAGAAAGCTTTTCCACCTCAGCCGAAGCGAAACAAGATGCTTTGCAGAAAAAGGTCGTAGAAGCACAAAACCTCTTAAAGGAAGTAATAATTGATGATGATTTGCGTTTAAAGATTTCAGCAGTATGTGGTGAATTAGATGTAGATGGTCTCAGAGGAGACATTGTTACCAATCGAGCAGCTAGAGCGCTTGCTGCCTTTGAAGGTCGCAAAGAGGTTGCAGAAGAGGATGTTGCCAGAGTAGTTTCCTGCTCACTTAGACATCGATTACGAAAAGATCCACTTGAACAAGTCGACTCTGGAGATCGTGTAGTAAAAGTCTTCTGTAAGGTTTTTGAAAGAAACGAAAATGAAGATCTAACTGATTTCCAGTTAGCAGTTCAAAATTAA
- the ruvC gene encoding crossover junction endodeoxyribonuclease RuvC yields the protein MIILGIDPGLARVGYGLIKATEQELTLLDCGVIVTEKSEAEGDRMVEIANDLRKIIRTWKPQLSAVEKFFFYRSSTTINVVQARGVILMTLSRFSIPIVEFAPMQIKLALTGSGRADKDEVLESVMRELKLDSAPKPDDASDALATALTAWFQL from the coding sequence TTGATAATACTAGGAATTGACCCTGGGCTAGCCAGAGTTGGATATGGGTTAATAAAAGCAACTGAGCAAGAACTTACCCTTCTTGATTGTGGAGTAATTGTCACGGAAAAAAGTGAAGCAGAAGGCGATAGAATGGTAGAAATTGCCAATGACCTAAGGAAAATCATTCGTACATGGAAGCCACAACTATCAGCTGTTGAAAAATTCTTCTTTTACCGTTCAAGTACAACTATCAACGTTGTACAGGCTCGCGGAGTAATATTAATGACCCTTTCAAGGTTTTCAATACCAATAGTCGAATTTGCACCCATGCAAATCAAACTAGCTTTAACTGGCTCAGGTCGAGCAGATAAAGATGAGGTGCTTGAGTCAGTAATGCGAGAGCTAAAATTAGACTCGGCCCCAAAACCAGACGATGCTTCTGACGCCCTAGCGACTGCCTTAACAGCGTGGTTTCAACTTTGA
- a CDS encoding 5-formyltetrahydrofolate cyclo-ligase encodes MTSKDSKTKKREQFIKLRDVHLQSVEPSIRKQVFNFLQHLVTSGSINGHIGVYWPLKGEVDIRSIKSLVEIPIALPAVTEEGKLIYYPWENNSLEKDYVGIPAPVNETPLTPTAIDLLLVPALSIDKKGIRLGYGGGFFDRLRSQAIWQNIPALVILPQICVSSNLLPKDNWDIPFDGWISELGITKSQIPSNEKLKRLLSINID; translated from the coding sequence ATGACGTCAAAGGATAGCAAAACAAAAAAACGTGAGCAATTTATTAAATTACGAGATGTACATTTGCAGTCTGTAGAGCCAAGTATTAGGAAGCAAGTATTCAATTTTCTACAGCATTTAGTTACAAGTGGATCTATTAATGGTCATATTGGCGTCTACTGGCCATTAAAAGGCGAAGTAGACATTCGGAGTATAAAAAGCCTGGTAGAAATTCCAATTGCCCTTCCAGCAGTAACAGAAGAAGGCAAGCTGATCTATTATCCCTGGGAAAACAATTCTCTTGAAAAAGACTACGTTGGAATCCCTGCTCCAGTTAATGAAACTCCTTTAACACCTACAGCCATTGATCTATTGCTTGTACCAGCTTTGTCTATTGACAAAAAAGGAATAAGGCTTGGCTATGGGGGTGGCTTTTTTGACAGGTTGAGAAGTCAAGCAATTTGGCAAAATATACCCGCACTTGTAATTCTTCCGCAAATATGTGTATCTTCCAACCTTCTACCAAAAGATAACTGGGATATACCTTTTGACGGCTGGATAAGTGAACTAGGTATAACTAAATCTCAAATTCCATCCAATGAAAAACTCAAACGCCTGCTTTCAATTAACATTGACTAA
- a CDS encoding SufE family protein, whose translation MTVPSQSSQSNFGSEVLNKIVERLQSTSDKKKRYEYVLWLAKKLPPMDKELQKEDVKVKGCISKVYVHGELMDGRLKWQGDSDALITKGLLALLIQGLNDLTPEQVIAIDPGFISATGLNSSLTPSRANGFMNILLTMKAQAQRLSIEGS comes from the coding sequence ATTACTGTGCCATCTCAATCATCACAATCAAATTTCGGCAGTGAGGTTCTCAACAAGATTGTTGAGCGTCTACAAAGTACCAGTGACAAGAAAAAACGTTATGAATATGTTCTATGGCTAGCCAAAAAGCTGCCACCCATGGATAAAGAGCTTCAAAAAGAGGACGTTAAAGTCAAAGGGTGTATATCTAAAGTCTACGTACATGGAGAATTAATGGATGGGCGCTTAAAATGGCAAGGCGATTCAGATGCCCTAATAACAAAAGGCTTACTTGCTTTATTAATTCAAGGTCTAAATGACCTAACTCCCGAACAAGTCATTGCAATAGATCCTGGGTTCATTTCTGCCACAGGTCTTAATAGCAGTCTCACCCCTTCAAGAGCTAATGGATTTATGAACATCTTGCTTACAATGAAAGCCCAAGCACAAAGACTATCAATTGAAGGATCTTAA
- a CDS encoding homoserine dehydrogenase — protein sequence MVMKIGIGLLGLGTVGTGVARILLEPKGRNPLVSNVHIAKVAVRDLNRPRKIELPSRLLTADAQSVVDDPNVQLVVEVMGGIEPARTLIMRSIAAGKSVVTANKAVIARHGQEIAAAAEAAGVYVLIEAAVGGGIPIIEPLKQSLGGNKITKVSGIINGTTNYILTRMEQEGVAYENVLKVAQDLGYAEADPAADVEGMDAADKISILSGLAFGGAINRELIQTQGISNLKSRDVDYATQLGYRVKLLGIAERLNDNLIESNSLPLAVWVQPTLVPFNHPLAGVNGVNNAILIEGEPIGEVMFYGPGAGSGPTASAVVADILNIAGIYQLGNLETKLDPLLAAHSWRECHLVDPVDIRKRNYVRFKAEDTPGVIGRIGTHFGDRGVSIQSIVQFDSSNEDAEIVVITHKVRQGELEESLKAIKQLPEIKGLASYMGCI from the coding sequence ATGGTCATGAAAATCGGGATTGGTCTCTTAGGTCTAGGGACAGTTGGTACTGGAGTCGCAAGAATCCTTCTTGAGCCAAAGGGACGCAACCCATTGGTTTCTAACGTTCATATAGCCAAGGTTGCTGTAAGAGATCTAAATCGACCACGCAAGATTGAACTCCCTTCAAGATTGCTAACCGCAGATGCTCAATCAGTAGTGGACGATCCAAATGTCCAATTAGTAGTTGAAGTGATGGGTGGAATTGAGCCTGCACGAACACTAATCATGCGTTCTATTGCAGCGGGTAAATCAGTTGTAACTGCAAATAAAGCCGTTATTGCTAGGCATGGTCAAGAGATTGCTGCTGCTGCAGAAGCAGCTGGTGTTTATGTCTTGATAGAAGCTGCAGTGGGAGGAGGAATCCCAATTATCGAGCCTTTAAAACAGTCGCTTGGAGGGAATAAAATTACAAAGGTAAGTGGAATCATTAACGGAACTACTAATTACATCTTGACCAGGATGGAACAAGAAGGAGTCGCTTACGAAAATGTATTAAAAGTCGCACAAGATTTAGGATACGCAGAGGCAGATCCCGCTGCTGATGTTGAGGGAATGGATGCAGCTGATAAAATATCAATCCTTAGTGGATTAGCTTTTGGTGGAGCTATAAATCGCGAACTAATTCAAACTCAGGGCATTAGCAATCTTAAAAGTCGAGACGTTGACTATGCCACTCAACTTGGATATCGAGTCAAGTTACTTGGGATAGCAGAACGACTAAATGACAACTTGATTGAATCTAACTCTTTACCACTAGCTGTTTGGGTCCAACCAACTCTTGTACCATTCAACCATCCACTGGCTGGAGTAAACGGGGTTAACAATGCGATCCTCATAGAAGGAGAACCAATAGGAGAAGTTATGTTTTATGGGCCAGGTGCTGGTTCTGGACCAACAGCATCAGCTGTAGTAGCAGATATCTTAAATATTGCTGGCATCTATCAACTTGGAAATTTAGAAACCAAGTTGGATCCACTGTTAGCGGCTCATAGCTGGCGTGAATGCCACTTGGTTGACCCAGTTGACATTCGCAAAAGAAATTATGTTCGCTTTAAGGCAGAGGACACTCCAGGCGTTATTGGCCGCATAGGTACTCATTTTGGAGATAGAGGAGTCTCAATTCAATCAATTGTTCAATTCGACAGCTCAAATGAAGACGCAGAGATAGTTGTAATTACTCATAAAGTAAGGCAAGGAGAACTAGAGGAGTCACTGAAGGCTATTAAACAGCTTCCTGAAATTAAGGGGCTTGCCTCTTACATGGGTTGCATCTAA